The DNA segment CTTCACCTCCATCAGTCCTCCTACTCCACTTCCTCCTGTCTCTGCCGGACTGCTCAACCTGTGATCTCACGTCTCTAGCAGACCTGGATGTACTGGAGGGTTGCGACGCTTCTGATAAAGATGTATTCCTTGATGTGCTGCTTTCTTCATCCTTATCATATGCCTGAATCTTTTTCTCTTCACTGGAAAGGCAGTCTACAAGCTTTACAGCACTTCTAGGTTCTGAATTATTAGAACTTTTGCCAACTTCACATAGAGGCTCCTGGACACATGCCTGATCTACTCACTAGACCAGTTTTTGATCTTTTGTTGGTGGTTATTGTTTTGGTTGGCTGTGCTTTACCTTTCTGTCTGGTTATTGTGGTGGTCCTACATTTCCCCACTGGTGAGGAACTAACATCTTTGACCTTCATCATTGGGATTCTAGATTTAGGGTTCACATCTGGGAATGGATCTAATCGACTGGTGGCTACTAGTCTAATCTTATGAATTAGTCTCAAAGATGTTAGATCTTTTTTACACCCCAGTGGTGGATGAGGTGCTCTCACTGGCAACCTAGACTTCGGTGGCTTTCTTGTAATGTCTTTGCATTTGGAGATTACATCATTATTCTCTGTACTGCCATCCCTAAAAGTACCAGTGTCCTTTCTGACTGAATCTTCACATGGGTTTATTACTTGATCTGAGCAAAGATCAGACATTAACAGCTGTTTGGCTTGTATGCCACTTTGTAGCAAGCAATGTGTTTCAGCATTTAAGGCCTCAAAATTATCGTTATTACTGTGGTTTCTGGAATTATTGGAAGTTTTCTGGAGGTATGTTTTTGGCTCTGTCCTCGATGAGTCTGTCCTTTGATTGTATTTGCTTGTTCTATAGGTTTCTGGTCCTACTTGATGTTCAGTCTCTGGTGTTTGACTTTGAGAACTATCCGAGTCTACACAAACAAAACCTCTCCTCTCAATGTTGGAAGATTTGAGTCCTATTTTAAAAGAAGTACATAAAGAACTGACTTCTGAATAGGGGGGAGGCTCCATGTCATGAGATGTGTCAGAGTAGTCAGTGCATATCTGAATGATATTGTATGATATAACTGTGTTGTCCTCCATCTTAACTTGTGCTCTCTCAACTATCTGTGGATTTGAGGTGACTACATTTGGTTTTCTGACCCCATCCCTTATCCTCCCTCCAAATGTATGCTCACCGATCTGAAAAAATTGCAGCCTCTCTTCAACAAAATCCCGCTTGCTCATGTCAATCGCACCACTGCGGGTCATCTCAAACATCTTCCCTTCGTGGAAGGGGAAAGGGTTTGGCTCGCTAGTTGGTGTGCTTTCATCAGTTGGGGTTCTTGCAGGAGTTGTGTCAGGGGTTGTTGCTGTAGACTTGTCATCTACTGCTAGCCCAAACGGCTTGGGCTCATCATCTTTAATTCTAGCGTCCACTACTTCATCTTCTCCTCCCTTGCTTGACCAAGGATCAAAGCCTTTTGTTGCAACAGTTTTAAAAGGAGTATTAAACTCCTCATCTAGCTTGTAACTAAAGTAAGTGTCTGACAATCTTTGATCAGATTGTTTTCCATCCTTTTCATTGTCCTTTCCATACTTTTGGTTTGAGGAATCAGTCTTAGCTTTGGTCTTTTTACAATCCTCAGTTGGCAATTCTTCATGAATTACTTCAAGTTTACTTTGGCAACGGTCACTTGGTCTAGACATATTATCTGATGCCCAAAGATCCTTTCTGTTTTCATTGGGAAATCCAAATGGTTTGGCAGTAGGTTCACTTAAGCCGTCATCCTCATCTTGAAGTTCATATCCATCCAGAGAGTCAATCTCAGTGGCATCAGTGTCATGAGAGAACTCTGCAGTTGTCGCTAATGAGCAATCTGTGATGGACTGATCATTGCCATTTTGTTCATAATCAAAATCATCTGCTTTTCCATTACCATTTGGCTCTGGTTCTTTATCATTCTCATTCTTGTCATGTTTTTTTGATGGGCTTTTCTTCAAATCTTTGTCCTCAtcaatcttaaaagtatatttcttTATTGGAATAGGTTTAAAGACAGATTCCTCCTCACTTGAATCGCTATCATTAGCTCCTGGGGGCACAGGAGATGGAGGCTGGACTCTTATTATAGGTTCGGTAAGAAGATGTTTATCATGCTCCTCTTGGAGATTTACTTCCTTCAATTCAGTCTCAGCCTCTGAGGAAGGAGTCAACCCTTTTTTCTCAGGCTGTGAAGAATCAGAATCCAAGGGAGGTGGAGGAGGGAACTCTATATATGCAACTCTTTTGTCTTTTGTCTCCTGGACAGTTTTGTGTTCACCATTGGCCTCATTTTCCGGTACAGATTCTTTCAAAAGAATAGCTTTATCTTGTTCACTATCTTCTGACTCCTCTGAAACCTCAGCTATTGGGCTTGCAATACCTggcataaatgcaataaatggaTCAGGGGTTCTTGAGGTGAGATCATAGCTGACCTCTTCTGAGCTTGGTGTCTCTGGAGTCATAGGACTTTTGCCAGAGCTCTCGATAAAAGAGAGCTGTTCTAAAGTGTCATCATCTGGGCTGCCTTGAGGAGATGCAGGCTGTTTCTGTTTAACTGCAAAAATTGTTCGACTTTCTGAGCTAGCCATCTTTTTTAATGTCCCATTGGTTCCTCCTCCTCCCATATCTTTGTCAGACTGTTTCCCCACTTGAACACTTACATAGACTGGTAAAGTTTTAAGCCCTTTGAAACTTTCTATTGTTGTAACAGTGGATATTTTTTCGACTGAACTAGTGTCACTTAGACCACTTGTTGTTCTACTTTCAGCAGAGACTTCTTCAGAGTTCTTTGTTGCACCTTCCTCTCTCTGTAACTCTAAACGCCCATGAACCCTTGGTTTGGTCAAGGTAGGAATGTGCGATGGGCTTTTTTCAGATAATTTAGTTAATGTGTCTTGATTTGCCTTCTTTGACTGATTATTGTCTGGGGGACCAGGTGATGTTCTCACAGGAATGTGAGATTCTGTCTTTTTCTTAAGGGTCTTTATCTGAAAGTCATTCCTAGTGATATTATCCTTAGATGAGGAAGCTGTTTTAACTGTGTcatttttaatgtcacttttaaaaTACTGCTGCTCTTTGATATCATTAATTGCACTATGCCTGTCTGCAATATTTCCATCTTTCAAATTTTGAGAGCTCACTTGCGTTTTATCAAACTCTTGatctttcattttctcaaaaagTGAGGCTCTTTTTACAACAATATCTGATGTGCTAGATTTTTCAGGTAAACATTTTTCACCcagttgctttgaaacaatagtACTACTGGTACTGTGAGGGGTTAGTTTACTTTTATCAGTTTCTGTTAGTTTTCTAGAAGGTGGGAGTGCTTCATCTGTGGAATCGGCTTTGGAGGGTTTTGAACCAGCAAAAATCTGATATACTGGTAATTTACTTTCTGGTAGTTTTTTAACTGGTTGTTTTGACTGTGTTAGAGGCACATTATGATCCTGTTTCTGTTcttttatttcaaacttttgtCGAACAGAACTCACTCTAGAAGTCTTAACTGGCACTGGGGGGCCTGCATTACCTGTCTTTGCCTGCTTAGGATCTTGGTGTTGTTTTGGCTTGTCCTCACAGAACTGTGACAACACATGCCTCTCAGGACTGTTTGGCATACTTGCACTTTTCCTTTCATTTGTACAGCCAAACATCTTCTGTCTGCCTTTGTCCCATTCCTCAGCTGCACTCTTTTGCTTTTTCTCAGGGCTGCTGCACGTTGAGCTTGGCCCTGACCACTTCTCTCGTGATAATCTTGTTGATTTCTTTTTCTCAGGGGACTTGAGCTCATCATTTAACTGTTCAGTTTTGTCCCTAAAAAACTGGGAAACCTCACTCAGTTTCTCCTCTGCCTCTTTAATGGTCCGATCTACTCTATCTTCATATATGAGTTTCTCTCTATTCCTGTCCTGCCTATCCTGGGTGAATCTCATCCAGACTGCATGTTTAGGGCTACCGGGTTCTGTGGTATAATGTAATACTGTAACTTTGTCATATTGCTCATCTTGTGGGGGATATTTACCTGATTTGtctgatgcattccttgctgactTTAATTTGGACTCCTTCCTGGGGCCAGCTACTGTTTCTCCATATACGCCTTCTGCCCCTTGTAACTCAGTGACTATGCTATGTGCCTGGTCTGCCACTGAGTCCTCAGTATCAGAATGTGATATGTCTAATTTTTCTGAGAGCAACATTTTCTCAGCAAACCTGTATGACTCCCCTCTCAACTCTGATAGCTCATCATCATGATACTCAATTGAATGCTGGCTTAGAAGTTTAAAAGCTTTATATGACTCATCTGCAGTAAGCTGAGATGAACTGGGATGAGACTCTTCCTCTTGAGGAACAGGGGCATTGACTCGGGATGTGTTTAAGAAGAATGGCACTGATTCCTCAGCTGTAAGTTCCTCCTCATCTTGAAGAACCTCATAATCACCATCAACCCTTTCAACAAGTTCCTTGAGACCTCGGTCACTCTTGCAAATAAACTCTGGATGCCTTTTAGTCTCTCTTATTATAACTTCCGTTGGGTCAATTGTGTTGCCCTTTTCTATGTGCACCTCAATAATTCTTTCAACTTGGGTTTTTTTGTCCTTTTCGAGGAACCGTGGGGACAATTCATCTCCTTTGATGGCATCTTGGCTAGCTTTGTGCTCAAATAAATTGGCTAATTCTTTGGAAGGGTCTCTTCCAGACTGAAAAGCTTTCATTATCTCTTGGACTGACATTGTTTCTTCAATCTTGTCAGAGCCAGCATCTTTCAGTTGAGGTTTGTGGTAGACCATTCGCGTTGTAGTGGTGATATGAGTTTTTTCTTTGACGCATGCCAGTTCCTCAGAGCTGACTTTCATCTGCAAGGCCTTTACCTTATTTTTGATCGAGCTAACTGCTGGCTCAGGCTCAACTGGAGGCTTCAAAGCTGCTGCCTCATCCATTACTGGCTCACAGACCTCATCAGGATGTTCATAGCTCCTGATAACATGAACAACCTCAGTTCTTGTTTCTGTTATGACAGGGGGAATAGGCACATCTGTAAAGGGGGGGTTTGGCCCTGTGCTCTCTGCACTTTGAGGAGCTGATGGGGTCTTTTCACTTCTGGTTTCAAAACCACTATCTGAGAGGGGACTCTTATCTTGTTCATGGGAAAAGTCATCAGGAGATTCCAGGATAGCATCTGTGCCACAATAGGAGTCTGCTAATTTACTCAAGTCTTTCTCTGAGGTAGAGGTCCGCATACCTGTGGGTGGCATTTTGAGCTTGTGCTCTGGTTTCATGGTACGCTTCTGTTTTTCCTCCCCTTCCTTCTTTATTTCATCATATCTGCTCTTTACATCAGCTATTTTTGAAAGGGAACTGGCACCAAGATCATTCGTTAAGTAATCCACCACTTTAGCTAAATTGAGATCTTTGTCCTGCACTGACTGTGGTCCAAAGGGAAAGGTTGGTTCAAATGTTGGCATGGATCGCAGGGCACTTTGTCGTGCCTCCTCAATTTCATCTTTGGAGAACTCTTCCCATTCATCATCTGAGGCCCTGTCTTTACTTGAGCTTTTGGCCTCACTCAGGACATCTTTTGTGAGAATTTCACTAACTTTGACAAGGTCGCCTTTAACTTTCTCAACCAAACCGAAAGGCTCTTCATCCTCCATTTTGGACTCTTTAGAAACATGTGTGTGGAAACCTTTGGCTGCGGTCGAGGAGTCAGTTTGTAAGATTGCAGTCATTCTTATCAGATCTTCCTTCATATCTGCCACATCCTTAAGAATCTCTTGACTGGATGTCAATGTGGGTGCGGCAGCTGCTTTGAGGACTGTTGGGGAAATAAAAAGTGAGGGCTTTGAGGGTTTAATTCGTGATGTAGAGGACTGTGTTTGGGTGTGTGGCTGAGGTGTGATTGTTATTTTTTCTGGGAGTTTCTTCCCCTGTGGTTCAGGAACCACATTGACCACGGAGAATACTGGAACAGACATGGGACTAGACGATACTGATGTGGTGATAGTGGCTGGTGATCTAAGGGTATCATGAACAGAGCTTGATAAATTTGATCTTAAAGGTGAAGATACAGATTTTAGCGCACTATAGCTTGACATTGAGCCAGCAGTAAGTGATTTCTCAGCCTCACTGAAGGCCGCACCAACACTGGCTGTAGCTGCTTGTGTTGTGGCCTGTATCCGTTCATGTAAGCTGTAAGCCCCTCCTGTAAACAGACGGGAAGATGCAGAGGAGGATGAGGGGTATTTCACTGGAGAAATGGATCCGTTTAACAGGAATGTTTCAGTACTGGATACTGTAGGCTTAGTTGATGAAGAAAGCGATGACAGAATTGTACCCCTAGCTGTATCTGTGGTCGTTTTAATAGAGGACAAGCTTGTAATGTTTCGAATTGGAGAGGACACTGCTATACTTGTGGGGGCCAGGGTGGATTTGAATGATAAAGACgtgtatgtatttgttgttgACTTTATAGAATCAGCTTGGGTCACTGTGGAGAAAGTTCTGTCCAGCATGGATCCAGGTGATGAAGTCAAGTTAGCTCTTGAGGACAATGAAGCAGCGAGCCCCTTAATGGACACCGGATCTGTGCCAATTTTACCCGGCGAAGATACGAGACTGGAGGAAATTTGAACTTGGTTTTGGGGTTGTTGAACCACAGTCTTTATTGGAGATGACATAGATCTGTATGATCTAATGGGTGATGTTATATCGCTAACTGATTTTGCAGGAGAAGCATTTGAGGTTCCTAGGGTCGACTTAATTGGAGACACAGAGGAAATGGACCACACAGACTTTAGTGGCGAAGCAGACGGCGTGTTGGAAGATGAACTGGAGATGGAACCCAGTCCACATTTTGTTTGCCCAGGGATGGTAATAGGAGCAGTCGACCATGCCTGGTAAGATCTTGTTGAAAAGACAGGTTTGTGAGCGTAACCAGCAGGCAGTGTTCTTGTTGTACTTCGTTCGACTGTTTCTTTAAACAGACAAATGAAAATCCAACATAAAGTCAACAAAAAATGGTGGAGAAACAGAGAGACCAGAAGGAAAAAATTGGTCAGTGGTGATTGTCTTATAAGGAGTAGAGCAGCAGTTTTATGATGTGAAATGGAATTGAAGATGAGGATGGTGCCAAAATAAAGATAATCCAAAGAGATTCATGGCCCACTAAGGgttcacaaaacaaaaattaacaaaGTGCACACACGCAAAAGTATGATAAAAAGGATGAACCACAAAACGTAAAATGGCAAGACAAATACACAGGACCAGAGAAAACCAATATCACTTTTGACTTTTGATGTGCTAAATTTTCCTGTGACTGACTACCTTCATTGCTACAGTGCCTTTTATCTGTTTggtttagagagagagaaaataaaaccagACCCTTCTCcaatttgtgtatttttacaaaaacagaaGACTCCAAAACAAAAAGCATCCTTGTTCCTATGCTACAGCAAAGCACTTTATGACAAATGCAGGATATATAGCTACAATTTAAAGTTCAAAATATCACTCCCATCATGCAGATCTGAGTAACTTTAGTGACAGGCAATTCAGTGCAAACTGTGAAAGTACCCGAGAGAATCTACCTGTGAGTCTTCATGCATTTccatcaaaaatgcattaaataattatGCACAATCACAAAGCCAAAAGGAGCCAGACTGGTTGTAAACAGGAATTAAACAAAGGAAATTATTTTCTACTTTGATGCCATAGTGCATAAAGTTTGCATTAATAAGTCACTCAAAGTAAAATGTTatgaatgttacaaaatattcttGCTAGTGTgggtaaaaatgaaaaaaaaaaaaatagggtaaacAATATCCCATAAGCACAGGGCAAGCAcggcacaccaactgaaataccAAATTTCACATGCAAACtaaactttaaaaaacaaaaacagaaaacaagcaTGTGGACTCTGTTCATGTATGGTAAAAATGTGCAGATAAAACAATGTTAATATATCATAGATGGTCACAGCAAGTCACATGTTAGCTTTAATCACTCGCAAGAATTTGATTCTCAATATAAGTTGAtacattagtaaaaaaaacatCACACTCACTCGTTCCAGGCTCGGTCAGATAGCTGTAGCGCTTACGTAAGGCTAGAGATGCAAAGGTATGACGTCGTTCTGGCTTTTCACTCTGTAACAACAACAGAAAGAATCCTATAAGTTCTCCCATTATAAAACCCTGCTTAAAGTTCAGCTATCTCCATTATTGTTCTTTTCCTTCTGAAAAAGCATTATGACTATAATGAAGGAACACTGATTTGGAaggtttttataattttctttataTTACTGTACTCTTTAAATTGGGTTGGCCTATATAGTCTCTATTCACATCAAAGGAAATGAATGTTACATTGATTTCCTTTAATtcttttaaaggaactattattGACTGGGTCAGTGAGATCATAGGTTCCTGTGACCAGTACTTTGTTATGCAATAtaaacttaatattttttgtcctataaattagattttaatatgctttgatatGATCCACTTAAGTTTGACAGTCTAGGCAACAGACCTTGGTGCATGGATAAGTAAAAAAATCAGCTTGCAGAAAGTTGCAGCAGCATgcagtatatgtatgtgtacccAAATTAAAGCTGTCTTAAAAGAACATATAACCCAGAGCTAAAGCAACTAGCACGCCACATGAAAATGAGGGGAGAGCACTATTACCTCTTCCTCAGGATCTGAATCCACATCCTTTTGGTTCCCAAGATGCATTGCAGAAACCGAGGGGATAACGCAATGAAGAGGAGGGCGAAAGAAACATCAGGATATGAAAAAGGCGACTGAGAGCACACTAAGTGAAAGTTACCGCAAAGCCACAGTGAAGGAATATTAAGGagttaaaaataaaggaaaaataaagCACAGAGCCACAACCACAGAAGCTGCTGAAATAAGCACAAGCCTGTGCACCTTCAGCCAAAGCAAGATCCAAATCAAAAGTGTGATTGGGTCAGCCACAACAACAACTTGAAAGAAGCTTGAAACAGATAAAAGACACACTCAGGCAGTTTGAGCCAAGTTTGACCCTTCATGACTAGGAACACTGCTCTATCTTTCCTGAGTATGAAGATGGCATGATATGACGCAGATGATCATAGTTCACCCTTACCTTCTTGAGTCCTGGCAATGTGATGTTTAAATTACAGATAGCAG comes from the Carassius carassius chromosome 39, fCarCar2.1, whole genome shotgun sequence genome and includes:
- the LOC132121271 gene encoding ankyrin-3-like isoform X7, which codes for MAHAASQIKKRADLELTAAEEEREKEKKKKPSKRSREPKKKTDSNASYLRAARAGNLEKALDYIKSGVDINICNQNGLNALHLAAKEGHVEVVAELIKLGATVDAATKKGNSALHIASLAGQADVVKVLVNNGAIINAQSQNGFTPLYMAAQENHLDVIKFLLDNGSSQSIATEDGFTPLAVALQQGHDQVVSLLLENDTKGKVRLPALHIAARKDDTKAAALLLQNDNNADVESKSGFTPLHIAAHYGNINVATLLLNRGAAVDFKARNDITPLHVASKRGNANMVRLLLERGARIDARTKDGLTPLHCGARSGHEQVVELLLDRGAPILSKTKNGLSPLHMATQGDHLNCVQLLLHHEVPVDDVTNDYLTALHVAAHCGHYKVANVLVDKKANPNAKALNGFTPLHIACKKNRIKVMELLLKHGASIQAVTESGLTPIHVAAFMGHENIVTQLTNHGASSNTMNVRGETALHMAARAGQANVVKFLVANGADVDAKAKDDHTPLHISSRLGKPDIVQQLLKHAASPDATTTSGYTPLHLAAREGHKDVASILLDNGASLGITTKKGFTPLHVAAKYGKIEVANLLLQKQAPPDAAGKSGLTPLHVAAHYDNQKVALLLLDQGASPHAAAKNGYTPLHIAAKKNQMEIATTLLEYGADTNATTRQGISPLHLAAQEGNVDMVTLLLARETEINLGNKSGLTPLHLAAQEDKVNVSEVLINHGATVDPETKMGYTPLHVSCHYGNIKMVHFLLENQAKVNAKTKNGYTPLHQAAQQGHTHIINLLLQHGASPNELTVNGNTALAIAKRLGYISVVDTLKVVTEETHTTVTVMEKHKMNVPETMNEFLDMSDDEVHRASVPEMVNEDYISDVDEGEDAMTGDTDKYLGPQDLRELGDDSLPQEGYVGFSVGARTASLRSFSSDRSNTLNRSSFTRDSMMIEEILAPNKDTHLALSKDYNVDSMRRYSWTPDTLDNVNLVSSPIHSGFLVSFMVDARGGSMRGSRHNGMRIIIPPRKCTAPTRITCRLVKRHKLASLPPMVEGEGLASRLVEVGPAGAQFLGPVIVEIPHFGSMRGEERELIMLRSENGETWKEHHYDCKYEDLYELLNGMDEELESTADLEKKRICRIITKDFPQYFAVVSRIKQESNQMGPEGGVLSSMTVPLVQASFPEGALTKKIRVGLQSQPVPDETVKKLIGNRATFSPIVTVEPRRRKFHKPITMTIPMPPLSGDGVVNGYKGDPTPSLRLLCSITGGTSPAQWEDITGTTPLTFLKDCVSFTTNVSARFWLADCHQIPEAVGLATQLYRELICVPYMAKFVVFAKMNDPVESSLRCFCMTDDKVDKTLEQQENFEEVARSKDIEVLEGKPIYVDCYGNLAPLTKSGQHLVFNFYAFKENRLPFCVKVRDSNQDPCGRVSFLTEPKTSKGLVQTAICNLNITLPGLKKDVDSDPEEESEKPERRHTFASLALRKRYSYLTEPGTKTVERSTTRTLPAGYAHKPVFSTRSYQAWSTAPITIPGQTKCGLGSISSSSSNTPSASPLKSVWSISSVSPIKSTLGTSNASPAKSVSDITSPIRSYRSMSSPIKTVVQQPQNQVQISSSLVSSPGKIGTDPVSIKGLAASLSSRANLTSSPGSMLDRTFSTVTQADSIKSTTNTYTSLSFKSTLAPTSIAVSSPIRNITSLSSIKTTTDTARGTILSSLSSSTKPTVSSTETFLLNGSISPVKYPSSSSASSRLFTGGAYSLHERIQATTQAATASVGAAFSEAEKSLTAGSMSSYSALKSVSSPLRSNLSSSVHDTLRSPATITTSVSSSPMSVPVFSVVNVVPEPQGKKLPEKITITPQPHTQTQSSTSRIKPSKPSLFISPTVLKAAAAPTLTSSQEILKDVADMKEDLIRMTAILQTDSSTAAKGFHTHVSKESKMEDEEPFGLVEKVKGDLVKVSEILTKDVLSEAKSSSKDRASDDEWEEFSKDEIEEARQSALRSMPTFEPTFPFGPQSVQDKDLNLAKVVDYLTNDLGASSLSKIADVKSRYDEIKKEGEEKQKRTMKPEHKLKMPPTGMRTSTSEKDLSKLADSYCGTDAILESPDDFSHEQDKSPLSDSGFETRSEKTPSAPQSAESTGPNPPFTDVPIPPVITETRTEVVHVIRSYEHPDEVCEPVMDEAAALKPPVEPEPAVSSIKNKVKALQMKVSSEELACVKEKTHITTTTRMVYHKPQLKDAGSDKIEETMSVQEIMKAFQSGRDPSKELANLFEHKASQDAIKGDELSPRFLEKDKKTQVERIIEVHIEKGNTIDPTEVIIRETKRHPEFICKSDRGLKELVERVDGDYEVLQDEEELTAEESVPFFLNTSRVNAPVPQEEESHPSSSQLTADESYKAFKLLSQHSIEYHDDELSELRGESYRFAEKMLLSEKLDISHSDTEDSVADQAHSIVTELQGAEGVYGETVAGPRKESKLKSARNASDKSGKYPPQDEQYDKVTVLHYTTEPGSPKHAVWMRFTQDRQDRNREKLIYEDRVDRTIKEAEEKLSEVSQFFRDKTEQLNDELKSPEKKKSTRLSREKWSGPSSTCSSPEKKQKSAAEEWDKGRQKMFGCTNERKSASMPNSPERHVLSQFCEDKPKQHQDPKQAKTGNAGPPVPVKTSRVSSVRQKFEIKEQKQDHNVPLTQSKQPVKKLPESKLPVYQIFAGSKPSKADSTDEALPPSRKLTETDKSKLTPHSTSSTIVSKQLGEKCLPEKSSTSDIVVKRASLFEKMKDQEFDKTQVSSQNLKDGNIADRHSAINDIKEQQYFKSDIKNDTVKTASSSKDNITRNDFQIKTLKKKTESHIPVRTSPGPPDNNQSKKANQDTLTKLSEKSPSHIPTLTKPRVHGRLELQREEGATKNSEEVSAESRTTSGLSDTSSVEKISTVTTIESFKGLKTLPVYVSVQVGKQSDKDMGGGGTNGTLKKMASSESRTIFAVKQKQPASPQGSPDDDTLEQLSFIESSGKSPMTPETPSSEEVSYDLTSRTPDPFIAFMPGIASPIAEVSEESEDSEQDKAILLKESVPENEANGEHKTVQETKDKRVAYIEFPPPPPLDSDSSQPEKKGLTPSSEAETELKEVNLQEEHDKHLLTEPIIRVQPPSPVPPGANDSDSSEEESVFKPIPIKKYTFKIDEDKDLKKSPSKKHDKNENDKEPEPNGNGKADDFDYEQNGNDQSITDCSLATTAEFSHDTDATEIDSLDGYELQDEDDGLSEPTAKPFGFPNENRKDLWASDNMSRPSDRCQSKLEVIHEELPTEDCKKTKAKTDSSNQKYGKDNEKDGKQSDQRLSDTYFSYKLDEEFNTPFKTVATKGFDPWSSKGGEDEVVDARIKDDEPKPFGLAVDDKSTATTPDTTPARTPTDESTPTSEPNPFPFHEGKMFEMTRSGAIDMSKRDFVEERLQFFQIGPQSPCERTDVRMAIVADHLGLSWTELAREMEFSVDEINQIRVENPNSLTAQSFMLLKKWVSRDGKNATTDALTAVLTKINRLDIVTLLEGPIFDYGNISGTRCFADDSAVSQEQADGYHSIELELKSPSELAYEPPTPLHQDDFFGEDSRLNFPFSAPVRPSELSLPTTSGPVSAETKPPTVMAEETFIGGRDSVSQEDWSAENYFGVSKEIPVPTEQHDSERTSKESDVFPESPVKEQKEVQSKLPVCVSANEAPGENGKSGFDEEDEEMTQEKIKSLLENIKLEEGSEEEEMTEERLQAIFCEVQQADKDVSSISGLQSETSGANGKMATSDHRLDTGQELMSSTPGVETERQNGDYQKLQAQARLSQDANDSSSKTNGKARKDSGQEVSSEAVEDRGPNNREEDISEPIVQQDIRKDNESSSDEEETVTTRVYRRRVILKGDQARNIPVETVTGEQFTDEDGNLVTRKVIRKVVRRTAGVEDKGRRKHGKHTWQANRAEQEEEGGPGPLREHTEAGEEEKGIKKEGRQREKMGQS